In Mixta intestinalis, the following are encoded in one genomic region:
- the tssC gene encoding type VI secretion system contractile sheath large subunit — protein MLMSVQNENAAGGESQVLERSEAGSVYASLFKKINLNPVTRLSAPDVWQDAQAMSDATADERLTAAMQVFLERLSHAGTRVEKLDKTLIDHHIAELDQQISRQLDAVLHHPEFQAVESLWRGVKSLVDRTDFRQNVKLELLDLSKEDLRQDFEDAPEIVQSGLYLQTYVAEYDTPGGEPIGALISAYEFDASAQDVALLRNISKVSAAAHMPFIGSAGPKFFLKETMEEVAAIKDIGNYFDRAEYIKWKSFRETDDARYIGLVMPRVLGRLPYGPDTVPVRSFNYVEEVKGPDHGRYLWTNASFAFAANMVRSFINNGWCVQIRGPQAGGAVHDLPIHLYDLGTGNQVKIPSEVMIPETREFEFASLGFIPLSYYKNRDYACFFSANSTQKPALYDTADATANSRINARLPYIFLLSRIAHYLKLIQRENIGTTKDRRLLELELNTWVRGLVTEMTDPGDELQASHPLRDAKVVVEDIEDNPGFFRVKLYAVPHFQVEGMDVNLSLVSQMPKAKA, from the coding sequence ATGCTGATGTCTGTACAAAATGAAAACGCCGCAGGCGGCGAAAGCCAGGTGCTGGAACGTTCTGAAGCGGGTAGCGTTTACGCCTCGCTGTTTAAAAAAATCAATCTGAACCCGGTGACGCGGCTGAGCGCGCCGGACGTATGGCAGGATGCGCAGGCGATGTCGGACGCGACGGCAGATGAGCGACTGACGGCGGCTATGCAGGTATTCCTGGAGCGCCTGAGCCACGCGGGCACGCGGGTAGAGAAGCTGGACAAGACGCTGATAGATCACCATATCGCGGAGCTGGATCAGCAGATAAGCCGCCAGCTGGATGCGGTGCTACACCACCCTGAGTTTCAGGCAGTGGAATCACTGTGGCGCGGCGTGAAATCATTGGTAGATCGGACAGACTTCCGTCAAAACGTGAAGCTGGAGCTGCTGGATCTGTCGAAAGAAGATCTGCGCCAGGACTTTGAAGACGCGCCGGAAATCGTGCAGAGCGGGCTTTACCTGCAAACCTACGTGGCAGAATACGACACGCCGGGCGGCGAGCCGATCGGCGCGCTGATCTCGGCCTATGAATTTGATGCCTCGGCACAGGACGTGGCGCTGCTGCGCAACATTTCTAAAGTATCAGCGGCGGCGCACATGCCGTTTATCGGCTCAGCCGGGCCGAAATTCTTCCTGAAGGAGACGATGGAAGAGGTGGCGGCCATTAAAGATATTGGCAACTACTTTGACCGTGCGGAGTACATCAAGTGGAAATCTTTCCGCGAGACGGACGATGCGCGCTATATCGGTCTGGTAATGCCACGCGTGTTGGGACGTCTGCCGTACGGACCGGACACGGTGCCGGTACGCAGCTTCAACTACGTAGAAGAAGTGAAGGGTCCAGACCACGGACGCTATCTGTGGACTAACGCGTCGTTCGCGTTCGCGGCGAACATGGTGCGCAGCTTTATTAACAATGGCTGGTGCGTACAGATACGTGGTCCGCAGGCGGGCGGCGCGGTCCATGACCTGCCGATACATCTGTATGACCTGGGAACAGGTAACCAGGTGAAAATCCCGTCGGAAGTCATGATACCGGAGACGCGGGAATTTGAGTTTGCCAGCCTGGGCTTTATTCCGCTGTCGTATTACAAAAACCGTGACTATGCCTGCTTTTTCTCAGCGAACTCAACGCAGAAACCTGCGCTGTACGATACGGCAGACGCTACCGCGAACAGCCGCATCAACGCCCGTTTACCCTACATCTTTCTGTTATCACGCATCGCTCACTATCTGAAGCTTATCCAGCGCGAGAATATCGGGACGACGAAAGATCGACGCCTGCTGGAGCTGGAGCTGAACACCTGGGTACGCGGTCTGGTAACCGAGATGACGGATCCCGGCGACGAACTACAGGCATCGCATCCGCTGCGTGACGCGAAAGTCGTGGTGGAAGATATCGAAGACAACCCAGGATTCTTCCGCGTGAAACTGTACGCGGTGCCGCATTTCCAGGTTGAGGGAATGGATGTGAACCTGTCGCTGGTATCGCAGATGCCGAAGGCTAAAGCATAA
- the tssB gene encoding type VI secretion system contractile sheath small subunit: MADTFQNEVPKARVNIRLDLHTGGAQKKVELPLKLLAVGDFSNGKAELPVSERSKININKNNFNSVLADYAPDVNLTVENTLAGDGSEENVRLSFREMNDFTPEQVARQIPQLKAMLAMRSLLRDLKANLLDNQAFRRELEKILQDPTLSDGLRSELSALVPDQA, translated from the coding sequence ATGGCTGATACCTTTCAAAATGAGGTGCCAAAAGCACGTGTAAATATCCGGCTCGATCTCCATACCGGTGGGGCGCAGAAAAAAGTCGAGCTACCGTTAAAACTGCTGGCAGTAGGTGATTTTAGTAACGGGAAAGCTGAATTACCGGTGTCAGAAAGAAGCAAAATTAATATTAATAAAAATAATTTCAACAGCGTTCTTGCTGACTATGCCCCCGATGTCAATCTCACCGTTGAGAACACGCTGGCCGGTGACGGCAGCGAAGAGAACGTTCGCCTTTCTTTCCGCGAGATGAATGATTTTACGCCTGAGCAAGTAGCGCGCCAGATCCCACAGCTGAAAGCGATGCTCGCAATGCGCAGTCTGCTGCGCGATCTGAAGGCGAACCTGCTGGATAACCAGGCGTTCCGTCGGGAACTGGAAAAAATTCTCCAGGACCCGACGCTGAGCGACGGGCTGCGCAGCGAACTGTCTGCGCTGGTGCCGGATCAGGCGTGA
- a CDS encoding L-lactate MFS transporter codes for MNKTKQTYPQNLVRWLTLTGTIITQFALGSVYTWSLFNGQLSQKLDAPVSQVAFSFGLLSLGLALSSSIAGKLQERFGVRNVTIGAGILMALGFYLTSQANSLLMLWLSAGVLVGLADGAGYLLTLSNCVKWFPERKGVISACAIGAYGLGSLGFKFICSSLLLHFSLETTFLIWGVLAMSMVIIGALLMKDAPRQEMTSRQGQPAARDYSLAESMRMPQYWMLALMFLTACMSGLYVIGVAKDIGEGMVHLSAQTAANAVTVIAIANLSGRLVLGVLSDKMARIRVITLAQIVSLAGMGILLFTHMNEMTFFISVACVAFSFGGTITVYPSLVSDFFGLNNLTKNYGVIYLGFGIGSVLGSLIASLFGGFTVTFSLIMTLLVISLVMSLIIRIPHREHRLSPLWQRS; via the coding sequence ATGAACAAAACGAAGCAAACCTACCCACAAAATCTTGTTCGCTGGCTGACGCTAACCGGCACCATCATTACCCAATTTGCGCTGGGCTCGGTCTATACCTGGAGCCTGTTTAACGGCCAGCTATCACAGAAACTTGATGCTCCGGTGAGCCAGGTCGCCTTCTCATTTGGCCTGTTGAGTCTTGGGCTGGCGCTCTCCTCTTCCATTGCCGGTAAGCTCCAGGAACGGTTTGGCGTGCGTAACGTCACCATTGGCGCAGGCATATTAATGGCGCTGGGCTTTTATCTGACGTCACAGGCCAATTCGCTGCTAATGCTGTGGCTGAGCGCAGGCGTACTGGTAGGGCTGGCGGACGGTGCCGGTTATCTGTTGACGTTATCCAACTGTGTCAAATGGTTTCCGGAACGTAAAGGCGTGATTTCCGCCTGCGCCATCGGTGCCTATGGCCTCGGCAGCCTCGGCTTTAAATTTATTTGCAGCAGCCTGCTGCTTCATTTCAGCCTGGAAACCACCTTCCTGATCTGGGGCGTGCTGGCGATGAGCATGGTGATTATCGGTGCGTTGCTGATGAAAGATGCGCCGCGTCAGGAGATGACTTCACGTCAGGGCCAGCCCGCCGCCCGCGATTACAGCCTGGCAGAATCGATGCGTATGCCGCAGTACTGGATGCTGGCGCTGATGTTCCTGACCGCCTGCATGAGCGGCCTCTATGTGATTGGCGTAGCTAAGGATATTGGCGAAGGCATGGTACATCTCAGCGCACAAACCGCAGCCAACGCGGTTACCGTTATCGCCATCGCCAACCTGAGCGGACGTCTGGTACTCGGCGTGTTATCCGATAAAATGGCGCGCATTCGGGTTATTACTCTGGCGCAGATCGTTTCGCTGGCGGGGATGGGCATTTTGCTGTTCACCCATATGAATGAAATGACTTTCTTTATCTCCGTCGCCTGCGTTGCCTTTAGCTTTGGCGGCACCATTACCGTTTATCCTTCGCTGGTCAGTGATTTCTTTGGGCTGAACAACCTGACGAAGAACTACGGCGTTATCTATCTTGGCTTTGGTATTGGCAGCGTGCTGGGTTCGCTTATCGCTTCGCTGTTTGGCGGTTTTACCGTCACCTTTAGCCTGATTATGACGCTGCTGGTGATTTCGCTGGTGATGTCACTCATTATCCGTATACCACACCGGGAGCACCGCCTGTCACCGCTCTGGCAGCGTAGCTAA
- a CDS encoding SMP-30/gluconolactonase/LRE family protein, whose translation MNWQVERVLPIETELGECPLWSTAEQALWFVDILAPALHRFDPASGEHQVFPQHEEIGCIGLRREGGLVAAMRSGIWFLDEQGRPQRKVAEHPGEASKSRFNDGRVDPFGRFWCGTLWEPQDRNGAILCRLDSDLQLHIIENDLQISNGLAFSPDRRWAWHSDTSNHVIWRYPLDAVNGNPGKRELFRRFSDGLQPDGAAVDEDGFYWSAMFDGGRIVRIDPRSAEIVDEIPLPVRWPTMVAFGGDDLKTLYITSSRENRSAEELAQYPWSGSLLAVRMPVAGQPEPLFG comes from the coding sequence ATGAACTGGCAAGTGGAGCGTGTTTTACCTATTGAAACGGAGCTGGGTGAATGCCCGCTATGGTCAACCGCAGAGCAGGCGCTGTGGTTTGTGGATATCCTGGCTCCGGCGCTGCACCGCTTCGATCCTGCAAGCGGTGAGCATCAGGTTTTTCCCCAGCATGAAGAGATTGGCTGTATCGGTCTGCGCCGCGAGGGAGGGCTGGTGGCTGCGATGCGCAGCGGCATCTGGTTTCTGGATGAACAGGGCAGGCCGCAGCGCAAAGTGGCGGAGCATCCCGGCGAGGCCAGCAAAAGCCGCTTTAATGACGGAAGGGTCGATCCCTTTGGCCGCTTCTGGTGCGGGACCCTATGGGAGCCGCAGGATCGCAACGGTGCGATACTCTGTCGTCTTGATAGCGATCTTCAGTTGCATATTATCGAAAATGACCTCCAGATATCTAACGGACTGGCGTTTTCGCCCGATCGTCGCTGGGCTTGGCACAGCGATACCTCTAACCATGTTATCTGGCGTTATCCGCTCGATGCGGTAAACGGTAACCCCGGCAAGCGTGAACTGTTCCGCCGCTTTAGCGATGGGCTACAGCCTGATGGCGCGGCGGTGGATGAAGACGGTTTTTACTGGTCGGCGATGTTTGACGGCGGGCGCATTGTGCGTATCGATCCGCGCTCCGCTGAGATTGTTGATGAAATCCCGCTGCCGGTGCGCTGGCCGACGATGGTGGCCTTTGGCGGCGACGATCTGAAAACGCTCTATATCACCAGCTCGCGTGAGAACCGCAGCGCAGAGGAACTGGCACAGTATCCCTGGTCCGGCAGCCTGCTGGCGGTGCGTATGCCGGTCGCCGGTCAGCCGGAACCGCTGTTTGGCTAA
- a CDS encoding glycoside hydrolase family 1 protein produces MKRFPDNFLWGGAIAANQVEGAWQEDGKGLSTSDVQPQGIFGPVIERVPGDRSLKDIAIDFYHRYPEDVALFAEMGFRCLRISIAWTRIFPQGDETQPNEAGLAYYDRLLDELARYNIQPLVTLSHYEMPMGLVKKYGGWGNRQLIDFFQRYARTVFQRYQHKVKLWLTFNEINMSLHAPFTGVGLPGDSSKGAIYQAIHHQLVASALAVKACHEIIPDAKIGNMLLGGLMYPLSCKPEDVFATLQENRSWLFFGDVQCRGAWPGYMLRFLREQQIELDITEEDRLALRETVDFISFSYYMSGCVTTDEALNQKARGNILSMVQNPHLACSEWGWQIDPIGLRTLLNMLWDRYQKPLFIVENGLGAKDKLEADGTIQDSYRIDYMNDHLVQVAEALEDGVNVMGYTSWGPIDLISASKAEISKRYGFIYVDRNDQGEGTLARYRKQSFWWYQQVIATGGANLKP; encoded by the coding sequence ATGAAACGCTTTCCGGATAATTTCTTATGGGGTGGGGCAATTGCCGCTAATCAGGTTGAAGGGGCATGGCAGGAGGATGGTAAAGGCTTATCCACCTCGGATGTACAGCCACAGGGTATTTTTGGACCGGTTATAGAACGCGTGCCGGGCGATCGCTCGCTGAAAGATATCGCTATCGATTTTTATCACCGTTATCCAGAAGATGTGGCGCTGTTTGCCGAAATGGGCTTTCGCTGCCTGCGCATCTCTATCGCCTGGACGCGTATTTTCCCGCAGGGCGATGAAACGCAGCCAAACGAAGCGGGTCTGGCCTACTACGATCGGCTGCTTGACGAACTGGCGCGCTATAATATTCAACCGTTGGTGACCCTTTCCCATTACGAAATGCCAATGGGGCTGGTGAAAAAATATGGTGGTTGGGGCAATCGTCAGCTGATTGATTTCTTCCAGCGCTATGCGCGTACCGTTTTCCAGCGCTATCAGCATAAAGTGAAGCTGTGGCTTACCTTCAATGAAATCAATATGTCACTGCATGCGCCTTTTACCGGTGTTGGGTTGCCCGGCGACAGCAGCAAAGGCGCGATCTACCAGGCGATCCATCATCAGCTGGTTGCCAGCGCGCTGGCGGTAAAGGCCTGTCATGAAATTATTCCTGACGCGAAAATCGGTAACATGCTGCTCGGTGGTTTGATGTACCCGCTCAGCTGCAAGCCTGAAGATGTGTTTGCTACGTTACAGGAGAACCGCAGCTGGCTGTTCTTTGGCGATGTGCAGTGCCGTGGCGCATGGCCTGGCTACATGCTGCGCTTCCTGCGCGAGCAGCAGATCGAACTGGATATTACCGAAGAAGATCGCCTTGCGCTGCGCGAAACCGTCGATTTTATCTCGTTTAGCTACTACATGAGCGGCTGCGTGACCACTGATGAAGCGCTGAATCAGAAGGCGCGAGGCAATATTCTCAGCATGGTACAGAATCCGCATCTCGCCTGCTCTGAGTGGGGCTGGCAGATCGATCCGATTGGCCTGCGCACGCTGTTGAATATGCTGTGGGATCGCTATCAGAAACCGCTGTTTATTGTGGAAAATGGGCTGGGCGCGAAAGATAAGCTGGAAGCTGACGGCACCATTCAGGATAGCTATCGCATTGACTATATGAACGATCATCTGGTGCAGGTTGCCGAGGCGCTGGAAGATGGCGTAAATGTGATGGGCTACACCAGCTGGGGGCCAATCGATCTGATCAGCGCTTCAAAAGCGGAGATCTCAAAACGCTACGGCTTCATCTACGTCGATCGTAATGATCAAGGCGAAGGAACGCTGGCACGCTACCGTAAGCAGAGCTTCTGGTGGTATCAGCAGGTTATCGCGACCGGCGGTGCCAACCTGAAACCTTAA
- the bglF gene encoding PTS beta-glucoside transporter subunit IIABC has translation MPNQQIARDIISGVGGSDNIVSVIHCATRLRFKLKDNALADSEGLKAHPGVIMVVISGGQFQVVIGNHVHEVWQAICQQLGYKDDAPVTTEKKGKEKLFNRLIDTISGIFTPFLGVLAGAGILKGILALCVACGWMTTESGTYKIWFVASDALFYFLPIVLGYTAGKKFGGSPFLTMVIGGALTHPLMIEAFNASTQAGAPAQLFLGIPVTFLNYSGSVIPVIFAAWLSCWLEKQCVKVLPDVIKNLFTPLICLLVTVPLTFLLIGPVATWLSHALAEGYQAIYAFAPWLAGIVVGGFWQVCVIFGLHWGFIPLMMNNLAVLGQDTLVPLVLPAVMGQAGASLGVMLRTRDAQLKMLAGSGATAAVFGITEPVVYGVTLPRRRPFIFGCIGGALGSAVVALCGSHAYSFGLTSIFSLAQFIPASGIDLSVWGAIGGALLALLVSAVLTIIAGLPTAAAGTTASAAAEADSATNAPADISRSALTSDRHSGVETLLAPLSGTVVALDQVPDATFASGLLGSGAAIVPQDGVVVSPFYGEVASLFTTRHAIGLLSDSGIELLIHIGIDTVKLNGEHFTAHVKPGDAVKPGDLLLEFNRQAILDAGFDLTTPIVISNSEDFTQVVTLADSNTIHAGAPFLGVHHDNKE, from the coding sequence ATGCCGAATCAACAGATAGCCAGGGATATTATTAGCGGTGTAGGCGGAAGCGATAATATCGTCAGCGTAATACACTGCGCTACCCGGTTGCGCTTTAAATTAAAGGATAACGCGCTGGCCGACAGCGAGGGACTCAAAGCGCACCCCGGTGTGATTATGGTTGTGATTAGCGGGGGGCAGTTTCAGGTAGTAATTGGTAATCATGTGCATGAGGTCTGGCAGGCGATTTGCCAGCAGCTGGGCTATAAAGATGATGCACCCGTCACCACGGAAAAAAAGGGTAAAGAGAAGCTATTTAACCGCCTTATCGATACTATCTCCGGTATTTTTACCCCTTTTCTTGGTGTACTTGCTGGTGCCGGGATCCTGAAAGGTATCCTGGCGCTCTGCGTAGCCTGCGGATGGATGACGACGGAAAGTGGAACCTATAAAATCTGGTTTGTCGCCAGCGACGCGCTGTTTTATTTCCTGCCGATAGTGCTGGGCTATACCGCCGGGAAAAAATTTGGTGGCAGTCCGTTCCTGACAATGGTGATCGGCGGTGCTTTAACGCATCCGCTGATGATTGAGGCGTTTAACGCCAGTACCCAGGCTGGCGCGCCCGCCCAGCTGTTTTTGGGTATTCCTGTTACCTTTCTGAATTACAGCGGTTCGGTGATTCCGGTTATTTTCGCCGCCTGGCTCAGCTGCTGGCTGGAGAAACAGTGCGTGAAGGTTCTGCCTGACGTAATAAAAAACCTGTTTACGCCGCTGATCTGTCTGCTGGTAACCGTTCCGTTAACTTTCCTGCTGATTGGGCCAGTAGCTACCTGGCTTAGCCACGCGCTGGCTGAAGGTTACCAGGCTATTTACGCCTTCGCTCCCTGGCTGGCTGGTATCGTTGTGGGCGGCTTCTGGCAGGTCTGCGTTATCTTTGGTCTGCACTGGGGCTTTATCCCGTTGATGATGAACAACCTGGCCGTGCTGGGACAGGATACGCTGGTACCGCTGGTGCTTCCCGCCGTGATGGGGCAGGCCGGAGCCAGCTTAGGGGTGATGCTGCGTACCCGCGATGCGCAGCTGAAAATGCTGGCAGGTTCGGGAGCGACGGCAGCGGTATTCGGCATTACCGAACCGGTAGTCTATGGCGTAACGTTGCCGCGTCGTCGTCCGTTTATTTTTGGCTGTATCGGCGGTGCGCTTGGCAGTGCGGTAGTCGCATTGTGTGGAAGCCATGCCTATTCCTTTGGACTGACCAGTATCTTCAGCCTGGCGCAGTTTATCCCCGCGTCCGGAATCGATCTGAGCGTCTGGGGAGCGATTGGCGGCGCACTGCTGGCGCTGCTGGTCAGCGCCGTGTTGACTATCATTGCGGGTCTGCCCACAGCTGCGGCCGGTACGACAGCATCTGCCGCAGCTGAAGCCGATAGCGCCACGAATGCGCCTGCCGATATATCCCGTTCAGCCTTAACTTCCGATCGTCATTCTGGCGTTGAGACGCTGCTGGCACCGCTTAGCGGCACCGTTGTTGCACTAGACCAGGTTCCCGATGCCACCTTTGCCAGCGGGCTGCTGGGTAGCGGCGCAGCGATTGTGCCGCAGGATGGCGTCGTCGTCTCGCCTTTCTATGGCGAGGTGGCCTCACTGTTTACTACGCGTCACGCTATTGGCCTGCTCAGCGATAGCGGCATTGAACTACTCATCCATATCGGTATTGATACCGTTAAGCTCAACGGCGAGCATTTTACCGCGCACGTCAAGCCGGGCGACGCCGTCAAGCCGGGCGATCTGCTGCTGGAGTTCAATCGTCAGGCGATCCTGGACGCCGGATTCGATCTCACTACGCCGATCGTGATCAGCAATAGTGAAGACTTTACCCAAGTGGTTACGCTGGCCGACAGCAATACCATCCACGCAGGCGCGCCTTTTCTTGGCGTGCACCACGACAACAAGGAGTGA